TGGGGTCCACCAAAGGGTTTGCTCACTATACTAGTGGAGTTGTATGAATCTCTATCTTGGAGCCCACAGTCCGATCAGCCAACAAGTCCAGGGCAACAATCCTGATTGGATAGTGCTCAGGGTCCAGATTATGAGTCAGGCAGACATTCGGCTCACCAAGTTGGCCCTTCTCTGATACATTTTAGTGATCGGTGGCCTCAAGCATCATCACTTTTAGAGTTTAGATGATAATTTGAAATCTTTATAAAGAGAagcatcaaacacttggcgagggATTATATGATCCTCTGCCATGGCTATGTGATGAAGCCTTGTACAAGTTGGGCACATGGTTTGGGATGCAATTCGAAGCTGTTGATCTCATGGTTAACAGTGGCAAGATCATGCCCCAAAAATAAATGGGAGACCTACTCGAAAAAATACAGCAACTATTCATATTCAACTGAAAAGGCCAAAGATCGCATGGCAAGGATCTTCGAAAGTGATGACCCACTTGTACAACTGTATTCTTCTCTCAAGGATCATATGATATTCCTCTGTCTAAATCCTACCCTTGGAGTGCTCACCTATTCAGATGCCCCCTTGATGCATCCACACCCTTTATTCCCTCTCCTCCCAAatacaccaccaccaccaccatcttcAGAATTACTCTCAACAATTtgggttggcttttaaatggCAAATCCCAAAAGGAATTCATAATTGGCTGCATACCTAACAACAAGCTTCATCTTTTACCCATGCTCTTGGAACCGGCCATTGCAAACGCTTGTATTAACACCACTCGCATGCCAGCACACTTCACCCAGCCTGACTATTTGTCTATTACATGCAGGCTCCAAAAGGAGAGCAAGCAAAGTAGGGTAATGGAGAGGCGGTTGGCAGCAGAAGCATGAAGCACCTAAACAGTCATGCTTAAGGAATTGGCtaccaaaagagagagagagagagagagagagagagagagagagagagagagaagtgggaaTCCACTGATAAATGAGTTCCAACACCACTTACATGCCGACAACTATTATGTGCTGCCAACAAAGGGGGATTTGTTAACAGTTCATTTCTAGAGTATCCAGTACCAGATTAGCCCGCAGAGCACGGACTCCCTAGTATAAGGAAAAAAATGGTGAGATTTTCCACAGAATCCCTCTTTTCAATACAATCCCTTTATGGAAGAGCCATAATCCAACTTCTGATGACTTAAGCTAACTTCTCCACAAAGGCCTAGGTATGaagacaaagaaagaaaaaataaacagaTAATAGACAAGGCCCATGCattaagagaagaaaaaaaaatagtaaacaGATGATAGATGTAAGTACAAACATAGAACAATCCTAACAATTAGAGAAACAATTCTGCAGAAGACAAAATTGCAATGGAAGCGAAGTGGTAGGATATGAACTAAGAAGGGTTAGCCGTGGTTCCAAAGGCCGCAATTAGATACACAGAAATAAATTTGGGGTTTAGAGGATCCATTATAACCAATCCTTCCAGTAACTGATACTGGGTTGCCAAAATTTCTACCAAGGCTGCAACTAAGACACAAGGTGCCAGACATACACTGATCGTGGAAACTGCACATCCAATGCACCAGCATCCATATGCATGATATGACAATATTGAAAGAGACATGTCTTTCAATGTTGCCCAATGAAGAACAAGAACTGTGCCAGTTAGGAgtcggtacaagttgaaggctctaaaagtggCAAGAGGAagacccaaaaggacatgggaGGAGGtcgtaagaaaagacttgattttgatgacctatggtctaacaaAAGTTATGCCATTGATAgaatggaatggtggaaaagaatTCATATAGCTGACCCCAATTTGTTAGGAttaggcttaaatgatgatgttgatgatatatatacatatatatagtcgTGGTCTCCTACACGAAATTTTATTTGCGCACCTCCTTGTAAAGGATAGATTTCCAAAAAGACGAAACTCTGGTGTTAGGACGCGGATTGCTGCATAAAATTCCTAGgatgggaacctaggtggggccctcagtGATTTTGATGAGAAATTCAACCCGTCCATTCAGTTTTCCAACTTGTTTTAGgagatgagacaaaaaatgaggtggatccaaaactcgggtgggctatacgagaggaaacagtggggattatacgacgaccattgaaacatttgtatagCCATAGAAGTCTTCTAACAAGCTaagtttttttgtattttcagttcatcccagtgggaatgacttataaatggtttggatggcatgtaaacatcaagatggatcccaagaaggtttcaatggtgggcatttcttTGACCACTTTTTCCCCaacatgcagcccacttgagttctggatctacctcatattttgTCCCATGTCCTAAATTGAGCTGTCAAAAATGATGGACGaggtgaatttcttacaaacatcaccggtggccccacctagccttCCAACTAAGTAACATTGTTCATAAGCTTTTTGGAGGCAATCTGTGTACAGATTCTCCACACTATTAGTGGATTGCGTGGTGTAACCTCCTTGGTTTGTTGACGTAACCAAGTTCTATGGCCCctccatcatgtatgtgttatattgaaaccatccatctattttgcaagataACTTTAgcgcatgagtccaaaaatgaggcacatgtaAAGCTAAAGTTGACCATACCATagaagtggagattgaatgcctaccattgaaaacttcttaggggccatagaagttttcgatcaggctgacatttgtgttctcccttcatagtttgtgtgaccttatgaacaggttttgatagcaaataaacatcatgttgtgACCTAGGAGGGTTTCAACTTGTTGtggtcacttgagctttggatctatctcatttttgggctcatgcgcaaaaatgatctcgccaaatgtatggacgatttggatataacacatacatactggtggggtccacagaacttggtgacggcaACACACCAAGGAGGTTGCTGGtgtggcacaccacacaatcAGCTTCCAAttgggagctgattaggtgcagcgcctgcctcacccaagacggagCGACCCTTATTGTGGGGGCCAGCTCAatgcatgcattctatatccatgttgtccatctatttttccatattattttagggcatgagccaaaaaaatgaagcaaatataaacctcaagtggaccataccacatgaaacaacggtgattggTCATTCAAAATTTATTATGGGCTACAAAacttttagatcaggctgatatttgcttcttttattttcacttcatccaagtttataaaacattatcaatgggttagatggaaaataaacattaaggaaacGTTaatgtaggccctaggaagttttttatggttgagcattcaatctccactatttcctatggtatggtccacttaagattaggATGTCATTCATTtcggggctcatgccctaaaatgatctggaaaatcgTCTAGACGGCTTAGgtgtagaataaatacatcaaggttggccccacaggTAAGGGCCGCACCCTCTTCAGTCCAGATGAAGCTGCACCAAATCCACTCCCCTTCCAATTGAGGGAGAGCCTCTACATGGATTGTCTTCAAAAGGCTTTCCCACACACTATAAAGAtaggtggagcccattgtgatgtttgtaagaaacccaccccatccatccattttgccaactcattttaggacataaaacaaaatatgaggtggatccaaaactcaagtatgccgcacgacaggaaaaagtggtgaaagaaatgcccaccgttgaaaccttcctggcgtCCACATTGaagtgtatatgtcatccaaacggtttataaggtcattagcATGGGGATGAACTGAGAATATAAAAAATGTATCATATAGAAGACTTctatggccatataaatgtttcaatgccGGTAGTttaatccctactatttcctcctgtagggcccaccgaagtttttcaatcagcctcattttttgtctcctctactaaaataagctggagaaacggatggacgagttggatttctcacaaacattacaaagGGACCAACCTAGCTTCCCCGCACACTAACAACCTGTATTAATCCACGTCTCAACACAGGAGTGCGCAAGTAGTCTTTGTGCACCAGTTCGCAGGAGACCACGACTATACATAtcgggaaaaggtactatgaggtcgagctttatgggccccaccatgatgcatgagggatccataccattaatcaagtgcacccttccatggtgaaccatgggcctaaaaatcaggccaatccatgacctAGGTGGGTCGCACCacagacaacagttgagagtggatgctcgcccattgaaacattcctgatTGTATATACGGTACAATGAGATGCGGTTTagacatccaggccatccattgtgtgtcccacttggaacAGGGGTCaacccaaattttaggccatttcaaaacttagatgaaccccaccaagtgcttttagatgtttaaGGCATGATTTCCCATGattttatggtatggcccacatgagttttagatacggctgatttttggcacatcccaTGGCCTAAAGGGGACCAACCAAATGCACAGCATTGATGCccatcacacatcaaggtggggcccatagagctcgacctcatggaaatcTCCCGCGAGGTTGAcctcattgtgtgtgtgtgtgtgtgtgttaattcATTCTAAGTATGAGAGAGCAATAAAATGTATTTAGATAAATAGAAGCACGACATAGCCACATAAAAACACcacaaaaaagaagaacaagGGTAAGCTAAGTTTTCATCCTAAAAGATACGGCTTaaatgatatatgtgtgtgtatatatatatatatatatatatatatatatatatatatatatatatatcatcaaaaGCATAAAAAAGTGCTCACGAATTTTCATGAGAACTGGTTCCCAGGTGAGcatttcactatatatatatatatatatatatatatatatatatatatatatatatatatatatatatatagtgaaatgCTCACCTGGGAACCGGTTCTCATGAAAATTCGTGAGCACTTTTTTATGCTTTTGATGtgtgatgtgagcccaaaatctgaacgatCCACGTAATATAACACCACATGAAACCTctagggcccaactttcagcctgatccaacactctggtaggccatggaaaaaggaaaaagttacctcccttgatttgcctctctttttttatggcccaccagagttttggatcggacTGAAAGTTGGGCCTTGAGGATTtcatggggtgccacatcacatggagcgttcagattttgtgcccatgatgtgtgcaaaggtgtgcaggtGAGAATGACTCtagacacacacacatatgtatatgtgtatgtatgaGTAGCtgtcaagtccaactggttgatCTATAAATTATAGTCCGcccagcagataacttccaacctgtgATGTCCACGCAACGTCCAACCCGTCTCTAATAGGTTGGCCCTATCACGAGGACCGCCTTcagcaaaaatcagccacattgaCTTTTCAAGTGAGCCACGCTTgtaatttgaaattgattaacaGCTAGaaattgtttcctatgttgtggttcaCCCAGTGAGCAGATGTCATGTTGGCATGTTGCCGATTTTTTAACCAGGCGATCCTCATGGTTGGGCCAACCTATTCggggggttggatgtcacatgctctTAACCGGTTGGAAGTTATCGGccgggtggaccataacttgtggtccaaccggttggacttgagagcaTATATAAGTGCTAATTCATTGAAGTATGAGAGAGCAATAAAATGTATTAAGATAAATAGAAACATGACAGAGCCACATAAAAACACAAcaccaaaaagaagaaagagggtAGGCTAACTTTTCATCCTAAAAGCAAAGTCACAAGTTTGCCACAACATTTTTTGAAACAACCTGACAAACAGCCATCACTTTGACAAATAATTGTCTTCACAGCTCTAGCTATACTTCAGAATCTGAAGAACCATTTACATCGTGTCTTACGTCAACTTGATAGGCATGGTCTTCAGGCCGAGTCCTATTCGTATACCAATAATAGATGAGAACTACAAGAAATTGATGCAATTTTGCTCTCAGAACCTAAAAACAGCCTCACAATGGAAGTTTATTATTGTCTACTTAGAAGTTCAAGCTCCTATTGAGTAACATGAATTACGGGGGATATgcctcaaaaagaaaaaaaaaatacgaaagaaagaagaaaccctGCTCATCTTGAGCCCTTAATTATAGATACGGGGAATGGATGTAGGAATAAATAGGCCCGCATACGGCACTACACTTGAATTATGCCCCGCCCATCACAATCGAGAGAAGCTCCTACTCGAAGCTGTTTACCTCCTTCCTATATTGGAGAGGTCAACTCCCTTGCGTCACCATAATGATAAGCCATACTACTCATTGTGAGAAAAAGAGAACGAAACAAATGAAAGAATGTACAATCAAAATGAGGGAAAAAAAGCTAATAATAAAAATTGGGGAAGGGGGGGAGTAATTGCACCTGTTGTTGTTGTATCTGCTGCGGGGTCCCACCTCGTCTTACACCCATCCGCTGTCCAGGCTGTCCTTGCCTCTGAACAGGGTAAGGCATTAAAAAGTTCGGGGCAACACCGGGTCGCATACCAGGCAACATCTGCTGCTGGAAGCCATACCCAGCATGCTGAGGTGGAATCAGACCAGGGTTACCTTGGCCAAAGTAGAGTTGTTGTGGGGCAAGCCTTGGTGCACCAGGATGGAATCCAGGCAAACTCGAGGGCATTGCAGGTGACATTGCTCCAGGAGCTCTAAGCTGAGCAAAATGTGCCTGAAAAATCCAACCTCAAAGGATCAATTCTCAATGGCAGCAGCACTTAAAGAAAAGTGTTTACGAGCACATTTAAATGGAAGCACATGTGAAACCTGTAAAACAAAAGATCACTTGGATTGAGAAAACTGATAGGTAAAAACACGACATCCATTTTGATGCATAAACTTGCACTTATAGTTCATATACTGGTAGAGAAGTTTATCAAGTGATTGGTCGTCAAAGCAAGTACGCACCTGCAGCcttgcctttctttcttctttacgtTGAGCCACAGCGACATACAGAGGCTTCCTTCCAATCATTTtcccattcatttcatttacctGAAAAGCATTAGATGTTATCAAAGTAAAACAATGatgaaaataaaaagataatggaCCGGTAAAAGTCAGTTgcaagaagggaaaagaaaaaagaaggtaaTAGAAAAATCAGTGAACTGACAGCTCTGTTAGCTTCTTCTGGGGTAGAAAATGCCACAAAGCCAGATCCCCTGCTCTGTCCCACAGGATCAAGCATGACCTGAGAAAGCAAATCAATTTGCACATGAATTTATTCAAGTTTTACTAAATGAATTTATTCAAGTTTTAATAAAGAAATCCAGATGTTTTCGTTGGGGTAATGCATACCTTACAAGATGTTATATTGCCAAATTCAGCAAACAACTCCTTTAGTTTTTCATCATCGATGTTATCATCAAGATTTTTCAGATATAAATTAGCCCCCTGTAGTTTTTCCAATCTACCAATTCTTTCCTGTTCATATTTGGCCTTCAACTCAGCCTCTCTTTCAGATTTTCGTTGGGCCTTCCCTACGTACCAAATTTTATCATCATTAAAAGTGCTACCATTCAGATTCTCaactgcagcagcagcatcatctgggttctgaaaattgacaaaacCAAATCCTCTAGAATTTCCATTTGCATCCCGCATAATAACTGCACTAGTAATTGGACCAAATTTACCAAAAACATTCTTAAGGTCCTCGTCAGTAGTTGTTTCAGACAAATTTTTTACATATACATTAGTGAATTTTGGTGATCCGTTTGCTCGATCTTTTTCTTGACGACGAACAAAAAGGCCGACATAGACCTGTTTATCATTTATCAACATCCCATTCAGCCGTTTAATGGCATTTTGTGCAGCTTCCTCCTGTTCAAACTGTACAAACCCATATCCTTTTGACTGACCATTGCTATCAGTGGCCACCTTGCAAGAAAGGACAGTACCGAAGGCAGCAAAAGTATCATGCAATGCCTTGTTGTCTATTGATGTGTCCAAGTTCTTAATAAACACGTTAGCAAATCCACTTTTCCGGATGCTAGGGTCCCGATGTGAGAACATTATCCTGATCGGTTTGCCATTGATAGGAGTAAAATTCAAAACCTCCAAGGCATTACTAGCTGCAATTTACAATGCAAAAGATCAGGTCCAAAACCATCTAAATATGCTTGAAAAATTATTCAATTTTGAAGTATACATAACAGGAACTGTAAACATCATCATTTCAAGTACAACATTTTTAAAAAGAGTACTAAACCAGCTAACAGTATGTTCAAACCTTTCAAACAAACAAACCACCAAAGTACTTAAATGATCGATGACACATTTTTTGAGCAAAATGTTACGAATATATCTGAATTAATAATATTCATTAGAATTCTTTATACTTACCTTCGTGGAGACCAAGGCATTCAATAACAGTAACCATAACAGCCAGCCTTACGCCGGTTACAATACAAGCTGCTATGGCCCTGCAACAGTCAATTTTTTTTAAGGAATAGATGTATAGGCCCTGTATCAGCCCATTATGGGCCATTTTTTTCCGAATCACCCATTACAGCCTTGTATCAAGTAACACCACCACCATTACAATTATGCTACAGCCCTAACATAACTGTTTTTTTATACCATGGTGGAGACAATACAGACCAAAAGACTATCAGTTTAAAAATATGCAGCATCTACATCAAACACCAGACAGAAAAGGGGGGGTAAAGAGGAAGAATAAAAACTCACATACTAAGTTAATTTAGGGTGCGTCTGGTTATACACCCAATATAATGATATTTCATGATGAACCAGCCTAAgctggtgcaaaatatcatggaATTTCATGATACGTGATGCAACAAAACACACCCTTaacaactaaaaaagaaaaaaagtaaaaaagttgaCATGGAATTTTCCTTGCCTTCGGAAAGCAACTTGCAAATGTCTACCAAAAGCACTTGAACATTCTTCGATTCAATAAATCTTTGGATGCAGCTTGCCATACTTCCTCAATATGTCCAAATAGCAAAACATTGGCAAGAAATACAATGGCAGAAAATCTTTTACATGCATAATGTAATATTATCTTTAGTGGggagaaaaaatgaaaatgatctgAACAGGGAAGGACTTGGCTGCCCAAGATTTCGACTTTCAGTTGCAACCATTTAAATATGACAAAAACCAGAATGTCTCAGGAGGTATATTTAGCTATTAGCTATGCTGCCATGCATTGTATTCCAGCATATGCAGTCAGGTGTACTGATTTCAAAAGGtatatgttgaattggatttATGCAATCCAAAGTAACAGGCCTTCCAAACCAGAAACTGATGTGCTGATCTTAGTGGACAAGATGTAGGTCAAAAATCACACAAACTGAACCTGTGA
This region of Magnolia sinica isolate HGM2019 chromosome 1, MsV1, whole genome shotgun sequence genomic DNA includes:
- the LOC131253939 gene encoding polyadenylate-binding protein 3, translated to MANPSPAAQVIQQSQPQPQQLLAQGGAGAFSNASLYVGDLDPTVTEGQLYDLFSQMGPVSSIRVCRDQIRRISLGYAYVNYNTPQEASNALEVLNFTPINGKPIRIMFSHRDPSIRKSGFANVFIKNLDTSIDNKALHDTFAAFGTVLSCKVATDSNGQSKGYGFVQFEQEEAAQNAIKRLNGMLINDKQVYVGLFVRRQEKDRANGSPKFTNVYVKNLSETTTDEDLKNVFGKFGPITSAVIMRDANGNSRGFGFVNFQNPDDAAAAVENLNGSTFNDDKIWYVGKAQRKSEREAELKAKYEQERIGRLEKLQGANLYLKNLDDNIDDEKLKELFAEFGNITSCKVMLDPVGQSRGSGFVAFSTPEEANRAVNEMNGKMIGRKPLYVAVAQRKEERKARLQAHFAQLRAPGAMSPAMPSSLPGFHPGAPRLAPQQLYFGQGNPGLIPPQHAGYGFQQQMLPGMRPGVAPNFLMPYPVQRQGQPGQRMGVRRGGTPQQIQQQQLMQRNANQGFRYMPNARNGVDPTMVPQGLMGPMMPLQMDVPGVPVASMDPARPQLVPITTLASALASASPDQQRLMLGEQLFPLVDRLEHDHAGKVTGMLLEMDQPEVLHLIESPDALKKKVAEAMEVLRLAQVAGTDAADQLSSLSLND